A genomic region of Alnus glutinosa chromosome 11, dhAlnGlut1.1, whole genome shotgun sequence contains the following coding sequences:
- the LOC133881712 gene encoding uncharacterized protein LOC133881712 isoform X2, with the protein MEETPTLEEQPKSKPSTSEEEENVDNGDQYMPDAAQNPPSSPGSDGSDSDPESDSEDEAQQNLQLQTLEAELSSNPSNYDTHVQYVRLLRKMGDIEKLRQAREAMSELFPLTPAMWQEWAKDEASLGTGPEAVPAIEKLYERGVFDYLSVPLWCDYLNFVLEHDQMVRECLHDGVSKARNLFERALTAAGLHVAEGIKLWEAYREFEQTIFQNIDQSDTQAKEKQIQRVRTIFHRQLSVPLVNMRSTLKAYKAWEMEQGNVLDVESGDLDGISSQVASAYQRALEGYNARVNLEEQISRQDISEAERLQQFKIYLKFEQSSGDPARVQILYERAIADFPIASDLWLDYTRYLDKTLKVGNIVREVYSRATKNCPWVGDLWVRYLLCLERGRASEKELSAVFEKSLQCTFSTVEEYLDLFLTRGDGLRRRFSLTGEAEDVLNYSIIRETFQSASDYLSQHLKNTEGLVRLHSYWARLEINLGKDLVAARGVWESLLKICGSMLEAWQSYIAMEIELGHINEARSIYKRCYSKRFPGIGSEDICHSWLRFEREFGSLEDFDHAVQKVAPRLEELQFFRLQQESKSTDERENPFKKNPREKRKPVSDLNQEQSMAKRQKDNAKNPKKVYGKDKPQESNLVVPNKGEEINANVDKENRRKEQQMKDTTTAKTKVYKDQCTAFISNLNLKANYEDIRNFFSDVGGVQDIRILLDKFTGKSRGLAYVDFSDDAHLALAVAKSKQMLLGKKLSIARSNPNKSRKDSSGRDNQMEHVKLAVHAAGGGSASNESVETSKGPTHASQSAARKRGGDDVQIKGKNTFAVPRNVRALGWTANKPKTEEGDEKPKSNDEFRKMFMKN; encoded by the exons ATGGAGGAAACCCCAACCCTAGAAGAACAACCCAAATCAAAGCCATCAActtctgaagaagaagaaaacgttGACAACGGAGACCAATACATGCCGGACGCTGCCCAAAACCCTCCTAGCTCTCCCGGTTCTGATGGCTCCGATTCCGATCCCGAGTCCGACTCCGAAGACGAAGCTCAGCAGAACCTCCAGTTGCAGACCTTGGAGGCGGAGCTTTCGTCCAACCCTTCCAACTATGACACTCATGTCCAG TACGTGAGGCTTCTGCGGAAAATGGGCGACATAGAGAAACTGAGACAGGCAAGGGAAGCTATGAGTGAGCTCTTTCCACTGACACCTGCCATGTGGCAGGAATGGGCCAAAGATGAAGCTTCTCTTGGCACCGG GCCTGAGGCTGTTCCTGCAATTGAGAAGCTTTATGAGCGAGGAGTATTCGATTATCTG TCTGTCCCTCTATGGTGTGACTACTTGAATTTTGTACTCGAGCATGATCAAATGGTACGTGAATGTTTGCATGATGGTGTTTCAAAGGCAAGAAATCTATTTGAGCGTGCTCTTACAGCAGCTGGTTTGCATGTTGCTGAAGGCATTAAACTATGGGAAGCATACAGGGAATTTGAGCAAActatatttcaaaatattgatCAGTCTGACACTCAG GCAAAAGAAAAGCAGATTCAACGCGTACGAACTATATTCCACCGTCAGTTGTCTGTGCCTCTTGTTAACATGAGGTCAACACTTAAGGCTTATAAGGCTTGGGAGATGGAACAAGGAAATGTTCTTGACGTTGAATCTGGTGATCTGGATGGCATTTCTTCTCAAGTTGCCTCAGCTTACCAGAGAGCCTTGGAGGGGTATAATGCTCGAGTTAATCTTGAAGAACAGATTTCAAGGCAGGATATATCTGAGGCAGAGAGACTCCAACAATTCAAG ATCTACTTGAAATTTGAACAGTCTTCTGGAGATCCAGCCCGGGTACAAATTCTGTATGAACGTGCTATTGCTGACTTTCCTATAGCAAGTGACCTTTGGCTTGATTATACTCGTTATTTGGACAAAACCTTGAAG gtAGGAAATATTGTTAGAGAGGTTTATTCAAGGGCCACGAAGAATTGTCCCTGGGTTGGGGATCTTTGGGTTCGATATTTGCTCTGCTTAGAACGTGGCCGTGCTTCTGAGAAAGAACTATCTGCT GTCTTTGAAAAGTCGCTGCAATGCACCTTTTCAACCGTTGAGGAG TACCTGGATTTATTCCTCACTCGAGGAGATGGCTTAAGACGAAGATTCTCACTTACTGGTGAAGCAGAGGAtgtcttgaattattcaataATAAGGGAAAcctttcag AGCGCGTCGGATTACTTGTCGCAGCACTTGAAGAATACAGAGGGTTTGGTGCGTTTACATAGTTATTGGGCCCGTTTAGAGATAAATCTGGGAAAAGATTTGGTTGCAGCTCGTGGAGTTTGGGAGAGTTTGCTTAAGATCTG TGGTTCAATGTTGGAAGCCTGGCAAAGTTATATAGCAATGGAAATTGAATTGGGCCATATAAATGAAGCTAGGTCCATCTATAAGAGATGCTACAGTAAAAGATTCCCTGGGATTGGTTCAGAG GACATATGCCATTCTTGGTTACGCTTTGAGAGGGAGTTCGGTAGTCTGGAAGATTTTGACCATGCTGTACAAAAG GTTGCCCCTCGCCTGGAAGAGCTACAGTTCTTTAGGTTACAGCAGGAATCTAAATCAACAGACGAGAGGGAAAATCCCTTTAAGAAGAATCCTCGTGAAAAGAGAAAGCCAGTTTCAGACTTAAATCAAGAACAGTCTATGGCAAAGCGCCAAAAAGATAACGCTAAAAATCCAAAGAAAGTATATGGGAAAGATAAACCCCAAGAGTCAAACTTAGTTGTGCCAAACAAAGGGGAAGAGATCAATGCAAATGTtgataaagaaaatagaagaaaggaACAACAGATGAAAGATACTACCACTGCGAAAACTAAAGTATACAAGGACCAGTGCACTGCATTTATATCAAACCTGAACCTTAAG GCAAATTATGAAGACATACGTAATTTCTTCAGTGATGTGGGTGGAGTACAGGATATTCGAATACTACTTGACAAGTTTACTGGAAAATCAAGG GGACTAGCATATGTGGATTTCTCAGATGATGCACACCTTGCTTTAGCTGTAGCAAAGAGCAAACAGATGTTACTTGGAAAGAAGTTGAGCATTGCTCGGTCAAATCCAAACAAAAGCAGAAAAGATTCTTCTGGCCGTGATAACCAAATGGAACATG TTAAATTGGCAGTGCATGCTGCTGGTGGGGGATCTGCCTCTAATGAATCTGTTGAAACCTCCAAGGGGCCAACTCATGCTTCACAATCTGCTGCTCGTAAGCGTGGAGGTGACGATGTTCAGATTAAGGGGAAGAACACATTTGCAGTGCCCAGAAATGTTAGAGCACTTGGTTGGACTGCAAATAAACCCAAGACTGAGGAGGGAGATGAAAAGCCGAAGTCCAATGATGAGTTCAGAAAAATGTTTATGAAAAACTAA
- the LOC133881712 gene encoding uncharacterized protein LOC133881712 isoform X3, whose product MEETPTLEEQPKSKPSTSEEEENVDNGDQYMPDAAQNPPSSPGSDGSDSDPESDSEDEAQQNLQLQTLEAELSSNPSNYDTHVQYVRLLRKMGDIEKLRQAREAMSELFPLTPAMWQEWAKDEASLGTGPEAVPAIEKLYERGVFDYLSVPLWCDYLNFVLEHDQMVRECLHDGVSKARNLFERALTAAGLHVAEGIKLWEAYREFEQTIFQNIDQSDTQAKEKQIQRVRTIFHRQLSVPLVNMRSTLKAYKAWEMEQGNVLDVESGDLDGISSQVASAYQRALEGYNARVNLEEQISRQDISEAERLQQFKIYLKFEQSSGDPARVQILYERAIADFPIASDLWLDYTRYLDKTLKVGNIVREVYSRATKNCPWVGDLWVRYLLCLERGRASEKELSAVFEKSLQCTFSTVEEYLDLFLTRGDGLRRRFSLTGEAEDVLNYSIIRETFQSASDYLSQHLKNTEGLVRLHSYWARLEINLGKDLVAARGVWESLLKICGSMLEAWQSYIAMEIELGHINEARSIYKRCYSKRFPGIGSEDICHSWLRFEREFGSLEDFDHAVQKVAPRLEELQFFRLQQESKSTDERENPFKKNPREKRKPVSDLNQEQSMAKRQKDNAKNPKKVYGKDKPQESNLVVPNKGEEINANVDKENRRKEQQMKDTTTAKTKVYKDQCTAFISNLNLKANYEDIRNFFSDVGGVQDIRILLDKFTGKSRGLAYVDFSDDAHLALAVAKSKQMLLGKKLSIARSNPNKSRKDSSGRDNQMEHVHAAGGGSASNESVETSKGPTHASQSAARKRGGDDVQIKGKNTFAVPRNVRALGWTANKPKTEEGDEKPKSNDEFRKMFMKN is encoded by the exons ATGGAGGAAACCCCAACCCTAGAAGAACAACCCAAATCAAAGCCATCAActtctgaagaagaagaaaacgttGACAACGGAGACCAATACATGCCGGACGCTGCCCAAAACCCTCCTAGCTCTCCCGGTTCTGATGGCTCCGATTCCGATCCCGAGTCCGACTCCGAAGACGAAGCTCAGCAGAACCTCCAGTTGCAGACCTTGGAGGCGGAGCTTTCGTCCAACCCTTCCAACTATGACACTCATGTCCAG TACGTGAGGCTTCTGCGGAAAATGGGCGACATAGAGAAACTGAGACAGGCAAGGGAAGCTATGAGTGAGCTCTTTCCACTGACACCTGCCATGTGGCAGGAATGGGCCAAAGATGAAGCTTCTCTTGGCACCGG GCCTGAGGCTGTTCCTGCAATTGAGAAGCTTTATGAGCGAGGAGTATTCGATTATCTG TCTGTCCCTCTATGGTGTGACTACTTGAATTTTGTACTCGAGCATGATCAAATGGTACGTGAATGTTTGCATGATGGTGTTTCAAAGGCAAGAAATCTATTTGAGCGTGCTCTTACAGCAGCTGGTTTGCATGTTGCTGAAGGCATTAAACTATGGGAAGCATACAGGGAATTTGAGCAAActatatttcaaaatattgatCAGTCTGACACTCAG GCAAAAGAAAAGCAGATTCAACGCGTACGAACTATATTCCACCGTCAGTTGTCTGTGCCTCTTGTTAACATGAGGTCAACACTTAAGGCTTATAAGGCTTGGGAGATGGAACAAGGAAATGTTCTTGACGTTGAATCTGGTGATCTGGATGGCATTTCTTCTCAAGTTGCCTCAGCTTACCAGAGAGCCTTGGAGGGGTATAATGCTCGAGTTAATCTTGAAGAACAGATTTCAAGGCAGGATATATCTGAGGCAGAGAGACTCCAACAATTCAAG ATCTACTTGAAATTTGAACAGTCTTCTGGAGATCCAGCCCGGGTACAAATTCTGTATGAACGTGCTATTGCTGACTTTCCTATAGCAAGTGACCTTTGGCTTGATTATACTCGTTATTTGGACAAAACCTTGAAG gtAGGAAATATTGTTAGAGAGGTTTATTCAAGGGCCACGAAGAATTGTCCCTGGGTTGGGGATCTTTGGGTTCGATATTTGCTCTGCTTAGAACGTGGCCGTGCTTCTGAGAAAGAACTATCTGCT GTCTTTGAAAAGTCGCTGCAATGCACCTTTTCAACCGTTGAGGAG TACCTGGATTTATTCCTCACTCGAGGAGATGGCTTAAGACGAAGATTCTCACTTACTGGTGAAGCAGAGGAtgtcttgaattattcaataATAAGGGAAAcctttcag AGCGCGTCGGATTACTTGTCGCAGCACTTGAAGAATACAGAGGGTTTGGTGCGTTTACATAGTTATTGGGCCCGTTTAGAGATAAATCTGGGAAAAGATTTGGTTGCAGCTCGTGGAGTTTGGGAGAGTTTGCTTAAGATCTG TGGTTCAATGTTGGAAGCCTGGCAAAGTTATATAGCAATGGAAATTGAATTGGGCCATATAAATGAAGCTAGGTCCATCTATAAGAGATGCTACAGTAAAAGATTCCCTGGGATTGGTTCAGAG GACATATGCCATTCTTGGTTACGCTTTGAGAGGGAGTTCGGTAGTCTGGAAGATTTTGACCATGCTGTACAAAAG GTTGCCCCTCGCCTGGAAGAGCTACAGTTCTTTAGGTTACAGCAGGAATCTAAATCAACAGACGAGAGGGAAAATCCCTTTAAGAAGAATCCTCGTGAAAAGAGAAAGCCAGTTTCAGACTTAAATCAAGAACAGTCTATGGCAAAGCGCCAAAAAGATAACGCTAAAAATCCAAAGAAAGTATATGGGAAAGATAAACCCCAAGAGTCAAACTTAGTTGTGCCAAACAAAGGGGAAGAGATCAATGCAAATGTtgataaagaaaatagaagaaaggaACAACAGATGAAAGATACTACCACTGCGAAAACTAAAGTATACAAGGACCAGTGCACTGCATTTATATCAAACCTGAACCTTAAG GCAAATTATGAAGACATACGTAATTTCTTCAGTGATGTGGGTGGAGTACAGGATATTCGAATACTACTTGACAAGTTTACTGGAAAATCAAGG GGACTAGCATATGTGGATTTCTCAGATGATGCACACCTTGCTTTAGCTGTAGCAAAGAGCAAACAGATGTTACTTGGAAAGAAGTTGAGCATTGCTCGGTCAAATCCAAACAAAAGCAGAAAAGATTCTTCTGGCCGTGATAACCAAATGGAACATG TGCATGCTGCTGGTGGGGGATCTGCCTCTAATGAATCTGTTGAAACCTCCAAGGGGCCAACTCATGCTTCACAATCTGCTGCTCGTAAGCGTGGAGGTGACGATGTTCAGATTAAGGGGAAGAACACATTTGCAGTGCCCAGAAATGTTAGAGCACTTGGTTGGACTGCAAATAAACCCAAGACTGAGGAGGGAGATGAAAAGCCGAAGTCCAATGATGAGTTCAGAAAAATGTTTATGAAAAACTAA
- the LOC133881712 gene encoding uncharacterized protein LOC133881712 isoform X1, translated as MEETPTLEEQPKSKPSTSEEEENVDNGDQYMPDAAQNPPSSPGSDGSDSDPESDSEDEAQQNLQLQTLEAELSSNPSNYDTHVQYVRLLRKMGDIEKLRQAREAMSELFPLTPAMWQEWAKDEASLGTGPEAVPAIEKLYERGVFDYLSVPLWCDYLNFVLEHDQMVRECLHDGVSKARNLFERALTAAGLHVAEGIKLWEAYREFEQTIFQNIDQSDTQAKEKQIQRVRTIFHRQLSVPLVNMRSTLKAYKAWEMEQGNVLDVESGDLDGISSQVASAYQRALEGYNARVNLEEQISRQDISEAERLQQFKIYLKFEQSSGDPARVQILYERAIADFPIASDLWLDYTRYLDKTLKVGNIVREVYSRATKNCPWVGDLWVRYLLCLERGRASEKELSAVFEKSLQCTFSTVEEYLDLFLTRGDGLRRRFSLTGEAEDVLNYSIIRETFQSASDYLSQHLKNTEGLVRLHSYWARLEINLGKDLVAARGVWESLLKICGSMLEAWQSYIAMEIELGHINEARSIYKRCYSKRFPGIGSEDICHSWLRFEREFGSLEDFDHAVQKVAPRLEELQFFRLQQESKSTDERENPFKKNPREKRKPVSDLNQEQSMAKRQKDNAKNPKKVYGKDKPQESNLVVPNKGEEINANVDKENRRKEQQMKDTTTAKTKVYKDQCTAFISNLNLKANYEDIRNFFSDVGGVQDIRILLDKFTGKSRGLAYVDFSDDAHLALAVAKSKQMLLGKKLSIARSNPNKSRKDSSGRDNQMEHGVLMFFPSMQLVLLLCVIFFTLLKLNWQCMLLVGDLPLMNLLKPPRGQLMLHNLLLVSVEVTMFRLRGRTHLQCPEMLEHLVGLQINPRLRREMKSRSPMMSSEKCL; from the exons ATGGAGGAAACCCCAACCCTAGAAGAACAACCCAAATCAAAGCCATCAActtctgaagaagaagaaaacgttGACAACGGAGACCAATACATGCCGGACGCTGCCCAAAACCCTCCTAGCTCTCCCGGTTCTGATGGCTCCGATTCCGATCCCGAGTCCGACTCCGAAGACGAAGCTCAGCAGAACCTCCAGTTGCAGACCTTGGAGGCGGAGCTTTCGTCCAACCCTTCCAACTATGACACTCATGTCCAG TACGTGAGGCTTCTGCGGAAAATGGGCGACATAGAGAAACTGAGACAGGCAAGGGAAGCTATGAGTGAGCTCTTTCCACTGACACCTGCCATGTGGCAGGAATGGGCCAAAGATGAAGCTTCTCTTGGCACCGG GCCTGAGGCTGTTCCTGCAATTGAGAAGCTTTATGAGCGAGGAGTATTCGATTATCTG TCTGTCCCTCTATGGTGTGACTACTTGAATTTTGTACTCGAGCATGATCAAATGGTACGTGAATGTTTGCATGATGGTGTTTCAAAGGCAAGAAATCTATTTGAGCGTGCTCTTACAGCAGCTGGTTTGCATGTTGCTGAAGGCATTAAACTATGGGAAGCATACAGGGAATTTGAGCAAActatatttcaaaatattgatCAGTCTGACACTCAG GCAAAAGAAAAGCAGATTCAACGCGTACGAACTATATTCCACCGTCAGTTGTCTGTGCCTCTTGTTAACATGAGGTCAACACTTAAGGCTTATAAGGCTTGGGAGATGGAACAAGGAAATGTTCTTGACGTTGAATCTGGTGATCTGGATGGCATTTCTTCTCAAGTTGCCTCAGCTTACCAGAGAGCCTTGGAGGGGTATAATGCTCGAGTTAATCTTGAAGAACAGATTTCAAGGCAGGATATATCTGAGGCAGAGAGACTCCAACAATTCAAG ATCTACTTGAAATTTGAACAGTCTTCTGGAGATCCAGCCCGGGTACAAATTCTGTATGAACGTGCTATTGCTGACTTTCCTATAGCAAGTGACCTTTGGCTTGATTATACTCGTTATTTGGACAAAACCTTGAAG gtAGGAAATATTGTTAGAGAGGTTTATTCAAGGGCCACGAAGAATTGTCCCTGGGTTGGGGATCTTTGGGTTCGATATTTGCTCTGCTTAGAACGTGGCCGTGCTTCTGAGAAAGAACTATCTGCT GTCTTTGAAAAGTCGCTGCAATGCACCTTTTCAACCGTTGAGGAG TACCTGGATTTATTCCTCACTCGAGGAGATGGCTTAAGACGAAGATTCTCACTTACTGGTGAAGCAGAGGAtgtcttgaattattcaataATAAGGGAAAcctttcag AGCGCGTCGGATTACTTGTCGCAGCACTTGAAGAATACAGAGGGTTTGGTGCGTTTACATAGTTATTGGGCCCGTTTAGAGATAAATCTGGGAAAAGATTTGGTTGCAGCTCGTGGAGTTTGGGAGAGTTTGCTTAAGATCTG TGGTTCAATGTTGGAAGCCTGGCAAAGTTATATAGCAATGGAAATTGAATTGGGCCATATAAATGAAGCTAGGTCCATCTATAAGAGATGCTACAGTAAAAGATTCCCTGGGATTGGTTCAGAG GACATATGCCATTCTTGGTTACGCTTTGAGAGGGAGTTCGGTAGTCTGGAAGATTTTGACCATGCTGTACAAAAG GTTGCCCCTCGCCTGGAAGAGCTACAGTTCTTTAGGTTACAGCAGGAATCTAAATCAACAGACGAGAGGGAAAATCCCTTTAAGAAGAATCCTCGTGAAAAGAGAAAGCCAGTTTCAGACTTAAATCAAGAACAGTCTATGGCAAAGCGCCAAAAAGATAACGCTAAAAATCCAAAGAAAGTATATGGGAAAGATAAACCCCAAGAGTCAAACTTAGTTGTGCCAAACAAAGGGGAAGAGATCAATGCAAATGTtgataaagaaaatagaagaaaggaACAACAGATGAAAGATACTACCACTGCGAAAACTAAAGTATACAAGGACCAGTGCACTGCATTTATATCAAACCTGAACCTTAAG GCAAATTATGAAGACATACGTAATTTCTTCAGTGATGTGGGTGGAGTACAGGATATTCGAATACTACTTGACAAGTTTACTGGAAAATCAAGG GGACTAGCATATGTGGATTTCTCAGATGATGCACACCTTGCTTTAGCTGTAGCAAAGAGCAAACAGATGTTACTTGGAAAGAAGTTGAGCATTGCTCGGTCAAATCCAAACAAAAGCAGAAAAGATTCTTCTGGCCGTGATAACCAAATGGAACATG GGGTCCTGATGTTTTTCCCTTCTATGCAATTGGTCCTGCTCCTTTGTGTAATCTTTTTCACACTTCTGAAGTTAAATTGGCAGTGCATGCTGCTGGTGGGGGATCTGCCTCTAATGAATCTGTTGAAACCTCCAAGGGGCCAACTCATGCTTCACAATCTGCTGCTCGTAAGCGTGGAGGTGACGATGTTCAGATTAAGGGGAAGAACACATTTGCAGTGCCCAGAAATGTTAGAGCACTTGGTTGGACTGCAAATAAACCCAAGACTGAGGAGGGAGATGAAAAGCCGAAGTCCAATGATGAGTTCAGAAAAATGTTTATGA